One stretch of Microbacterium terrae DNA includes these proteins:
- a CDS encoding TetR/AcrR family transcriptional regulator, whose product MTTAATAKRGPYAPTRKRREAIAAAVLELVDEIGHECVTTALVSKRSGVGETTVLYHFPTKDHLLVAALERIEDTQAEESGAYEEDTILDAEAFGALATVDLDDRRNRLFLMLRGQAATPDHPAAAHFAQRTARQIDLFARLIVHSQRVGRAHPGLDPVTTARQVIAVWDGLTQVWMSDPTFDVAPVLIDAIQRLTGQNLMEIQAMLSATSNSLRS is encoded by the coding sequence ATGACTACGGCAGCCACTGCGAAGCGCGGACCCTACGCGCCGACGCGCAAGCGACGGGAAGCCATCGCCGCGGCTGTGCTCGAACTGGTGGACGAGATCGGTCACGAATGCGTCACCACGGCGCTGGTCTCGAAGCGCTCAGGCGTCGGCGAGACCACCGTGCTGTACCACTTCCCCACGAAGGATCACCTGCTCGTGGCCGCCCTCGAGCGCATTGAAGACACCCAAGCCGAGGAGTCGGGGGCGTACGAGGAAGACACGATCCTGGATGCGGAAGCGTTCGGCGCGCTGGCCACTGTCGATCTGGACGATCGCCGGAACCGTCTTTTTCTCATGCTCCGAGGGCAAGCGGCCACACCAGACCATCCCGCGGCCGCTCACTTCGCCCAGCGCACGGCACGCCAGATCGACCTGTTTGCGCGGCTCATCGTCCATAGTCAGAGAGTCGGACGCGCCCATCCAGGGCTGGACCCGGTCACCACTGCCCGGCAAGTGATCGCGGTGTGGGACGGACTGACGCAGGTCTGGATGTCGGACCCGACCTTCGATGTGGCGCCGGTCCTCATCGACGCCATTCAGCGACTCACCGGCCAGAACCTGATGGAAATCCAGGCGATGCTCAGCGCTACCAGCAACTCGCTGCGGTCCTAG
- a CDS encoding MFS transporter, translated as MSSATTDRAARRAAKKNSPERLSAGATLAWTTTGASGAVNVIVLSYVVFYGTDVLGLNAALLGVLALLSKVLEAVAVIIAGWIVDRSPETRWGKARPYELSIVGVWAATWMLFSTPDMNDVGKAVWVFVALFFANVVFTSLLGANDVLYLARAFRGRVVYAKVASRTGFFTVLAVVAFNVALPILIAQAGTSAPAWSMMILFIAVPMAVIGLGRFIFVKEKYQTEAADVPKVTFRDIIDVLKSNKYIWIVAGITFVSTVASGTGVLIYYFKYLVGDIALMSVVALIPLLVLPSLLIFPWLMKKIGASRTITFGAIAGVLGGIVMIFAGGNLLLVFLASILSSLGILPVTFLAQVLILDNATYNQWSGRRRIESTMGAITAFAQRLGNGIGAGLTGVVLGLTGYDAALAEQPSSAITGIVVVAGVVPAVLWVGVILVMRPYRKFEQMLPTITEELAVVLAGDPDIDAPAVEGEHGTKFAPEPVAADTDADTSTPSSSSPKASDS; from the coding sequence ATGTCCAGTGCAACAACAGATCGCGCCGCTCGGCGGGCTGCGAAGAAGAACTCCCCTGAACGGCTCTCCGCCGGTGCCACCCTCGCGTGGACGACCACCGGCGCTTCGGGCGCCGTGAACGTGATCGTCCTCAGCTATGTCGTGTTCTACGGCACCGACGTGCTCGGGTTGAACGCCGCCCTGCTGGGTGTGCTCGCGTTGCTGAGCAAGGTCCTCGAGGCCGTCGCGGTCATCATCGCCGGGTGGATCGTCGACCGCTCACCCGAGACCCGGTGGGGCAAGGCGCGCCCGTACGAGCTGTCCATCGTCGGCGTGTGGGCCGCGACCTGGATGCTGTTCTCCACCCCCGACATGAACGACGTCGGCAAGGCCGTCTGGGTCTTCGTCGCGCTGTTCTTCGCAAACGTGGTCTTCACGTCCCTCCTCGGCGCGAACGACGTGCTGTACCTGGCACGGGCCTTCCGCGGCCGCGTGGTGTACGCCAAGGTCGCCAGCCGCACCGGCTTCTTCACCGTCCTGGCCGTGGTCGCATTCAACGTCGCCCTGCCGATCCTGATCGCACAGGCGGGTACCAGCGCGCCGGCGTGGTCGATGATGATCCTGTTCATCGCCGTCCCGATGGCGGTGATCGGCTTGGGCCGGTTCATTTTCGTGAAGGAGAAGTACCAGACCGAAGCGGCCGACGTCCCCAAGGTCACTTTCCGCGACATCATCGATGTCCTGAAGTCGAACAAGTACATCTGGATCGTCGCCGGAATCACGTTCGTCTCCACCGTGGCCAGCGGCACCGGCGTGTTGATCTACTACTTCAAGTACCTGGTCGGGGACATCGCGCTGATGAGCGTCGTGGCCCTCATCCCGTTGCTGGTGCTGCCGTCGCTGCTGATCTTCCCGTGGCTGATGAAGAAGATCGGCGCCAGCCGAACCATCACCTTCGGCGCCATCGCCGGTGTCCTCGGCGGCATCGTGATGATCTTCGCCGGTGGGAACCTGCTGCTCGTCTTCCTCGCCTCGATCCTGTCCAGCCTGGGCATCCTGCCGGTCACGTTCCTGGCGCAGGTGCTGATCCTCGACAACGCCACCTACAACCAGTGGTCCGGACGGCGCCGCATCGAGAGCACCATGGGTGCGATCACCGCGTTCGCTCAGCGACTCGGAAACGGCATCGGCGCGGGCCTGACCGGTGTGGTCCTCGGACTCACCGGGTATGACGCGGCCCTCGCCGAGCAGCCCAGCTCGGCGATCACCGGCATCGTCGTGGTGGCCGGTGTGGTGCCGGCCGTCCTGTGGGTCGGCGTGATCCTGGTCATGCGGCCCTACCGCAAGTTCGAGCAGATGCTGCCCACCATCACCGAGGAGCTCGCGGTGGTGCTCGCCGGGGACCCGGACATCGACGCACCCGCGGTGGAGGGTGAGCACGGCACCAAGTTCGCTCCGGAGCCGGTCGCGGCCGACACCGACGCGGACACGTCCACACCGTCTTCCTCCTCGCCGAAAGCGTCCGACTCATGA
- a CDS encoding family 78 glycoside hydrolase catalytic domain — MTTPAFISTADYTPAGPAVYFRRDFPVAADLVRATVKVTALGIVVPRLNGSRIGDEVLAPGWTSYTHRVHVSEYDITDLIEQGANTFAAIVGEGWAVGPLTWELNRENYIDRPALWTEITLHYPDRVEVIGSDDSFHVGQGAVRENGIYAGETFDARLEPAGWDRPGFTVDNWSPAVLVPWDLDTLQVTSAPPVRRIEELAPVTISTTPSGASIIDFGQLLSGWVRLTVDGPAGTTITLRHAELLTPAGELEAETLRQAAATDTFILAGTGQEAWEPQFTFHGFRYVQIGGWPGDLQPDAIRAVVVHTDMTRTGWFDTSDPLVSKLHENTVWAMRGNFVSVPTDCPQRDERLGWTGDLNAFAPTANYLYDTRGILTSWLQDLAAEQFASGDVPWVVPDVLPTSSSPTSVWSDVAVSLPWELYQEYADLDILRASYESMATFIRQVEGLLDDSGLWSDGFQFGDWLDPDAPANNPAGGKTDRYLVANAYLCKTTREMTQTARLLGHTEDAEHFAALHDRVLTAFHREYVTASGRVVNESATAYALAIVFDILTDTQKQKAGERLAEIVEATGYTISTGFAGTPLVSDALSSTGHLDAAYKLLLEQQCPSFLYPVIMGATTIWERWDSVLPDGTVNATGMTSLNHYALGAVASWLHRVVGGLSKLEPGWKRILIAPQPGGALMWARTSHITPLGRAEVSWQVKDGEVVLDVTIPEGAAATVVLPLHPDGATEEVTAGTHAWRYPAPVGYGQRAPFTMDTPLKEIAADPDVWAQVVEVFKIYFPGVPIDAAGSHLAAMPLSAVLERFPGGDTSEISRDLHAAIAPHEATLDRTEIPV; from the coding sequence ATGACCACGCCCGCATTTATCAGCACCGCCGACTACACACCCGCCGGCCCCGCCGTGTACTTCCGCCGTGACTTCCCGGTCGCTGCGGACCTGGTGCGCGCGACAGTCAAGGTGACGGCGCTGGGCATCGTGGTGCCCCGGCTGAATGGCTCCCGGATTGGCGACGAGGTGCTCGCTCCCGGGTGGACCTCCTACACGCACCGGGTGCACGTTAGCGAGTACGACATCACGGACCTGATCGAGCAGGGCGCGAACACGTTCGCCGCGATCGTGGGCGAGGGGTGGGCGGTCGGCCCGCTCACCTGGGAACTGAACCGGGAGAACTACATCGACCGGCCAGCGCTGTGGACCGAAATCACCCTCCACTACCCCGACCGCGTCGAAGTCATCGGCAGCGACGACAGCTTCCACGTCGGGCAGGGAGCAGTCCGCGAGAACGGCATCTACGCCGGCGAGACCTTCGACGCACGCCTCGAACCGGCCGGGTGGGACCGTCCCGGATTCACCGTCGACAACTGGTCGCCGGCTGTACTGGTGCCGTGGGATCTGGACACCCTGCAAGTGACCAGCGCGCCACCGGTGCGTCGCATCGAAGAGCTCGCGCCGGTGACGATCTCCACCACCCCCTCCGGGGCGAGCATCATCGATTTCGGGCAGCTGCTGTCCGGGTGGGTGCGATTGACGGTCGACGGTCCGGCGGGCACGACCATCACGTTGCGTCACGCCGAACTGCTCACCCCCGCCGGTGAGCTCGAGGCAGAGACCCTCCGACAGGCAGCAGCGACGGACACGTTCATCCTGGCCGGGACCGGGCAGGAGGCGTGGGAGCCGCAGTTCACCTTCCACGGGTTCCGGTACGTCCAGATCGGCGGGTGGCCCGGCGACCTGCAACCGGACGCGATCCGGGCGGTCGTGGTGCACACCGACATGACCCGAACCGGGTGGTTCGACACATCCGATCCGCTGGTGTCGAAACTGCACGAGAACACGGTGTGGGCGATGCGCGGCAACTTCGTCAGCGTCCCCACCGACTGCCCGCAGCGCGACGAACGCCTCGGCTGGACGGGCGACCTGAACGCGTTCGCACCCACCGCGAACTACCTCTACGACACCCGCGGGATCCTGACCTCCTGGCTGCAGGACCTCGCCGCGGAACAGTTCGCCTCCGGCGACGTGCCTTGGGTCGTCCCCGATGTGCTCCCCACCTCCTCCTCACCCACATCGGTGTGGAGCGACGTCGCGGTCAGCCTGCCCTGGGAGCTGTACCAGGAGTACGCCGACCTGGACATCCTCCGCGCCAGCTACGAATCCATGGCCACCTTCATCCGCCAAGTCGAAGGCCTCCTCGACGACAGTGGGCTGTGGAGCGACGGATTCCAGTTCGGGGACTGGCTGGACCCGGACGCACCCGCCAACAACCCTGCCGGCGGAAAGACCGACCGGTACCTGGTCGCCAACGCGTACCTGTGCAAAACCACCCGAGAGATGACTCAGACGGCACGACTGCTCGGTCACACCGAGGACGCGGAGCATTTCGCGGCACTCCACGACCGGGTGCTCACCGCGTTCCACCGCGAATACGTCACCGCATCCGGCCGTGTCGTCAACGAATCCGCCACCGCCTACGCCCTCGCGATCGTGTTCGACATCCTCACCGACACGCAGAAACAGAAAGCCGGCGAACGTCTCGCCGAGATCGTCGAAGCGACCGGCTACACGATCTCCACCGGGTTCGCCGGCACCCCGCTGGTCTCCGACGCGCTCAGCAGCACCGGTCACCTGGACGCGGCCTACAAGCTGCTCCTCGAGCAGCAGTGCCCCTCCTTCCTGTACCCGGTCATCATGGGGGCGACCACCATCTGGGAGCGGTGGGACTCGGTGCTGCCCGACGGGACGGTCAACGCCACCGGAATGACCTCCCTCAACCACTACGCGCTCGGCGCGGTGGCCAGCTGGCTGCACCGCGTCGTCGGCGGGCTGTCCAAACTCGAGCCCGGATGGAAACGCATCCTGATCGCCCCCCAGCCCGGTGGGGCACTCATGTGGGCGCGGACCAGCCACATCACCCCGCTGGGGCGCGCCGAGGTGAGCTGGCAAGTCAAAGACGGCGAGGTCGTCCTTGACGTGACCATCCCGGAGGGCGCAGCCGCAACTGTCGTCCTCCCGCTGCACCCGGACGGCGCCACCGAAGAGGTCACCGCGGGAACCCACGCATGGCGGTACCCCGCACCGGTCGGATACGGCCAGCGGGCACCGTTCACCATGGACACCCCGTTGAAAGAGATCGCCGCCGACCCGGACGTGTGGGCGCAGGTTGTCGAGGTCTTCAAGATCTACTTCCCCGGCGTCCCAATCGACGCGGCCGGCTCCCACCTGGCCGCGATGCCGCTCAGTGCCGTCCTGGAACGTTTCCCCGGCGGCGACACCAGCGAGATCAGCCGCGATCTGCACGCCGCGATCGCCCCCCATGAGGCGACCCTCGACCGGACGGAGATCCCCGTATGA
- a CDS encoding glycoside hydrolase family 2 TIM barrel-domain containing protein, whose product MILETRTADAETGNHGGYFPGGSYVYARSWTAPADATQRTYSLFFEGVYGDTRVLVNGREVARCNSGYREFTAPLTGVAPGETALIDVLVDNTRVPNSRWYSGSGIYRPVWLESAGPVRIAPDGVHVVTRSISGDATVDVTIRVEGELPSGATASAEFSYDGERVVREHAATATGGVFSIPVTIPTPRLWSADSPHLYEVRASIAVDGDPVDQEQLRTGLRTVTVDARRGLRINGATELLRGACVHHDSGILGAATFAASESRRARILKAAGYNAIRSSHNPLSRAFLDACDEIGLYVMDELTDVWLKHKTHHDTADQFADVWPADAAAMIQKDRNRPSVIMYSIGNEIAETATQDGIDAAHAIHRYFAQNDPTRPTTLAVNLLLNLMSSRGSSPFEREQYLGEKKEAKDKKEATSTAANMLTAKLGRVMELAARLPAADKASRGAFGTVDVAGYNYAYGRYAADRKRYPNRVIVGSESMPGDLPAIWKRVTTVPGVIGDFMWTGWDYLGESGIGTWSYGSEPGSINKPYPALTAGPGAFDITGLPGAPALLAQAVWGTATTPGIAVRPLGTSGQRANRTPWRTSDAVPSWSWRALAGQAQIEVYSADDEVEVLLNDRSLGRKKAGERVGFVTRFRTQYEPGELVAIGYRDGAETGRSTLRSAGTPTLRLRPETTALQGPDDLAHVWIELADENGTVDMSTNDTVTVTVDGAGTLAALGTGAAATTESFTDDQHSTHRGRALAIVRGSDQRGFVTITATSARHGSATIILSPADTEHEGVPA is encoded by the coding sequence ATGATCCTCGAGACCCGGACCGCCGACGCGGAGACCGGCAACCACGGCGGGTACTTCCCGGGCGGCTCCTACGTGTACGCCAGATCCTGGACCGCGCCGGCGGATGCGACGCAGCGCACCTACTCGCTGTTCTTCGAAGGCGTGTACGGCGACACCCGGGTGCTCGTCAACGGCCGCGAGGTTGCCCGCTGCAACAGCGGCTACCGGGAATTCACTGCACCGCTGACCGGGGTCGCCCCGGGCGAGACGGCACTCATCGACGTGCTCGTCGACAACACCCGGGTGCCCAACAGTCGGTGGTACTCCGGCTCGGGCATCTACCGGCCCGTGTGGCTGGAATCGGCCGGCCCGGTGCGGATCGCCCCCGACGGGGTGCACGTGGTCACCCGCTCCATCAGCGGCGACGCGACCGTCGATGTCACCATCCGCGTCGAGGGCGAGCTTCCGTCCGGCGCGACGGCATCAGCGGAGTTCTCCTATGACGGCGAGCGGGTTGTCCGCGAGCATGCGGCTACCGCGACCGGCGGAGTGTTCAGCATCCCGGTCACGATTCCCACCCCCCGCCTGTGGTCAGCTGACTCCCCGCACCTGTACGAGGTCCGGGCCAGCATCGCCGTCGACGGGGACCCGGTCGACCAGGAGCAGCTGCGCACCGGTCTGCGCACTGTCACGGTGGACGCACGGCGCGGGCTGCGCATCAACGGCGCCACAGAACTTCTGCGCGGCGCGTGCGTGCATCACGACAGCGGCATCCTCGGTGCCGCAACGTTCGCCGCCTCAGAAAGCCGGCGGGCCCGGATCCTCAAAGCGGCCGGGTACAACGCCATCCGCAGCTCCCACAACCCACTCTCGCGCGCGTTCCTGGACGCCTGCGACGAAATCGGGTTGTACGTGATGGACGAGCTCACCGACGTGTGGCTCAAGCACAAGACCCACCACGACACCGCCGACCAGTTCGCCGACGTCTGGCCGGCAGATGCCGCAGCGATGATCCAGAAGGACCGCAACCGTCCTTCGGTGATCATGTACTCGATCGGGAACGAGATCGCCGAGACCGCCACCCAGGACGGCATCGACGCGGCGCACGCCATCCACCGATACTTCGCACAGAACGACCCGACCCGACCAACGACACTTGCCGTGAACCTGCTGCTGAACCTGATGTCCAGCCGCGGATCGTCCCCGTTCGAACGGGAGCAGTACCTGGGCGAGAAGAAGGAAGCCAAAGACAAGAAGGAAGCGACCAGCACCGCGGCGAACATGCTCACCGCGAAGCTCGGCCGTGTCATGGAACTCGCCGCCCGCCTACCCGCCGCCGACAAAGCCAGCCGAGGCGCCTTCGGCACGGTCGATGTCGCCGGCTACAACTACGCGTACGGGCGGTACGCCGCCGACCGGAAGCGCTACCCGAACCGGGTGATCGTCGGCAGCGAATCCATGCCCGGCGACCTGCCTGCGATCTGGAAACGGGTCACCACGGTGCCCGGGGTGATCGGTGACTTCATGTGGACGGGGTGGGACTACCTCGGCGAATCCGGCATCGGCACGTGGAGCTATGGGTCAGAGCCCGGCAGCATCAACAAGCCCTACCCCGCCCTCACCGCAGGCCCCGGCGCGTTCGACATCACCGGGCTGCCCGGCGCACCGGCGCTCCTCGCCCAGGCGGTCTGGGGCACCGCAACCACGCCCGGCATCGCCGTCCGACCGCTCGGCACCTCCGGGCAACGAGCCAACAGGACACCCTGGCGCACGTCCGACGCAGTCCCCAGCTGGTCGTGGCGGGCACTGGCCGGGCAGGCGCAGATCGAGGTGTACTCCGCGGACGACGAGGTCGAGGTTCTGCTCAACGACCGGTCCCTCGGCCGCAAGAAGGCCGGCGAACGGGTCGGGTTCGTGACACGATTCCGCACCCAGTACGAACCGGGCGAACTGGTCGCGATCGGCTACCGCGACGGCGCGGAAACCGGACGGAGCACCCTCCGATCCGCGGGCACCCCCACCCTCCGACTCCGCCCGGAAACCACGGCGCTGCAGGGGCCGGACGATCTGGCCCACGTGTGGATCGAGCTGGCAGACGAGAACGGCACCGTCGATATGAGCACCAACGACACGGTCACCGTCACCGTCGACGGCGCCGGCACTCTCGCCGCGCTCGGCACCGGCGCAGCAGCCACCACCGAATCGTTCACCGACGACCAGCACAGCACCCACCGCGGCCGCGCCTTGGCCATCGTCCGCGGCAGCGACCAACGAGGTTTCGTCACCATCACCGCAACATCCGCACGGCACGGGTCCGCGACGATCATCCTCAGCCCGGCAGACACCGAACACGAAGGAGTCCCCGCGTGA
- a CDS encoding SDR family NAD(P)-dependent oxidoreductase, protein MSDDLTLTGNSTIDAWLHHPVGAQIVRGIAEQAGMDEHALRVLRKVPLGRLIASSPNAPAGLLDTLVSQANGGRIPADADAAGLAWAERITPGRFDGKTVIVTGAASGIGRAVASRVAREGGTVVAVDISAEPLTALQRELSDHDLRPVVGDITTAPGIAAIIDTAAGRVDALANVAGLLDDFSPLHEVDDTILERVFNVNVFGLIRLTRAVLPFMIEAGAGSIVNIASEAALRGSAAGLAYTASKNAVVGITKSTAFMYEPYGIRTNSVAPGGTLTGMRPTRTNQFGQERVNSHTADVPIAVPEALAASITFLLSDDSVNINGVVLPSDGGESVF, encoded by the coding sequence GTGAGCGATGACCTCACCCTGACCGGAAACAGCACCATCGACGCGTGGCTGCACCACCCTGTCGGCGCGCAGATCGTGCGGGGCATCGCTGAGCAAGCCGGGATGGACGAGCACGCCCTGCGCGTCCTGCGCAAAGTACCGCTCGGCCGGTTGATCGCCTCTTCACCCAACGCGCCCGCCGGTCTCCTCGACACGCTCGTCAGCCAAGCCAACGGGGGACGGATCCCCGCCGACGCAGACGCCGCAGGGCTCGCCTGGGCGGAGCGGATCACCCCCGGACGATTCGACGGAAAAACGGTGATCGTCACCGGGGCGGCATCCGGAATCGGCCGCGCGGTCGCCTCCAGGGTCGCCCGCGAGGGCGGCACCGTGGTCGCCGTCGACATCTCCGCAGAACCGCTCACCGCCCTGCAGCGCGAACTCAGCGACCACGACCTCCGCCCCGTCGTGGGAGACATCACCACGGCGCCGGGAATCGCGGCGATCATCGACACCGCAGCAGGTCGTGTCGACGCCCTGGCCAACGTTGCCGGTCTTCTCGACGATTTCAGCCCCCTCCACGAAGTGGACGACACCATCCTGGAGCGAGTCTTCAACGTCAACGTGTTCGGGCTGATCCGCCTCACCCGCGCCGTCCTCCCGTTCATGATCGAGGCAGGCGCCGGTTCCATCGTGAACATCGCCTCCGAGGCGGCGCTGCGCGGGTCCGCAGCCGGTCTGGCCTACACCGCGTCGAAGAACGCTGTCGTGGGAATCACCAAGAGCACCGCGTTCATGTACGAGCCCTACGGCATCCGCACCAACAGCGTCGCTCCGGGCGGCACCCTCACCGGCATGCGCCCCACTCGCACGAACCAGTTCGGGCAAGAGCGGGTCAACAGCCACACCGCGGATGTCCCCATCGCCGTCCCCGAAGCTCTCGCCGCCTCCATCACCTTCCTGCTCAGCGACGACAGCGTGAACATCAACGGCGTCGTCCTTCCCTCCGATGGAGGGGAGTCCGTGTTCTGA
- a CDS encoding glycoside hydrolase family 30 protein: MVADGVLIAESAVRMATKNFLLRSALRDHLDYNQASLSAFTRTELRHLADENLASADRLAAVDRPPAESSKHSQAQRMHYASLQRAPDVHRRLAHELQQYATDDAKVADLVASAQQHAADELRHELTRKLAGQVVEPDVDYDTARPKRLRKLIKSDLKHLRRQHRTHARTPMAPSPASDNRSDLPDTLPDTTASARWIATTPDAPWQEQERIAITGTVAMPDVIGMMDDPKQIVEGFGASFNELGWTSLSILTDAQRDEIFRELFAPGVGAALNLCRMPIGANDFSRDWYSYDDTADDFSLEHFNISNDLDTLVPFIHAAQKHQPDLQVWASPWSPPTWMKTNQHYAGAQPHPFMSAATNGLREDQIGHEGTDMFRVEEPYLRAYADYFGRFIDAYRQQNIPISMVMPQNEFNSPQVFPSCTWTPGGLAQFLHHLAPVMRNRGVEIFLGTLERGDDHLVRDVLNDPAAAAAVTGIGVQWEGKRAVAALHALYPALRIYQTEQECGDGANDSRQARHAWSLMKHFFDNGANAYMYWNISLLAGGLSRWGWTQNSLITVDADNAAYRFTPDYYALKHVSAFVQPGARVIHTWSLAGYDNQLVFLNPDGSSIIVIENDTTEVLPVHISMGDTMISPTLSPQSLNTFILGASEGN; encoded by the coding sequence GTGGTTGCCGACGGCGTGCTGATCGCAGAATCCGCCGTGCGCATGGCCACGAAGAACTTCCTCCTCCGGTCAGCGCTGCGCGACCACCTCGACTACAACCAGGCCAGCCTGTCCGCGTTCACACGGACAGAACTGCGCCACCTCGCCGACGAGAACTTGGCCAGTGCAGATCGGCTGGCCGCCGTGGACCGTCCCCCAGCCGAGTCATCGAAGCACAGCCAAGCGCAGCGAATGCACTACGCCTCGCTGCAACGAGCACCCGACGTGCACCGCCGCCTCGCCCACGAACTCCAGCAGTACGCGACAGACGATGCGAAAGTCGCTGACCTGGTCGCCAGCGCACAACAGCACGCCGCCGACGAACTCCGGCACGAGCTCACCCGCAAACTGGCCGGGCAGGTCGTTGAACCGGACGTGGACTACGACACAGCCCGCCCCAAACGACTGCGCAAACTCATCAAATCCGACCTGAAACATCTCCGCCGACAGCACCGCACCCACGCAAGGACCCCCATGGCACCCTCACCCGCCTCGGACAATCGATCAGACCTGCCCGACACCCTGCCCGACACGACCGCCAGCGCGCGATGGATCGCCACCACCCCGGACGCTCCCTGGCAGGAGCAGGAACGCATCGCGATCACCGGAACGGTCGCAATGCCCGATGTGATCGGCATGATGGATGACCCGAAACAGATTGTCGAAGGATTCGGGGCCAGCTTCAACGAACTCGGATGGACATCCCTCAGCATCCTCACCGACGCCCAGCGAGACGAGATCTTCCGCGAACTGTTCGCGCCCGGGGTGGGCGCCGCGCTCAACCTGTGCCGCATGCCAATCGGTGCCAACGACTTCTCCCGCGACTGGTACTCCTACGACGACACCGCCGACGACTTCTCGCTCGAGCACTTCAACATCAGCAACGATCTGGACACCCTCGTCCCGTTCATCCACGCAGCGCAGAAGCACCAACCGGACCTGCAGGTGTGGGCATCACCGTGGAGCCCGCCCACCTGGATGAAAACCAACCAGCACTACGCCGGCGCCCAACCCCACCCGTTCATGAGCGCCGCGACCAACGGGCTGCGCGAGGACCAGATCGGCCACGAAGGAACCGACATGTTCCGAGTCGAAGAGCCCTACCTACGCGCCTACGCGGACTACTTCGGCCGGTTCATCGACGCGTACCGGCAACAGAACATCCCCATCTCCATGGTGATGCCGCAGAACGAATTCAACTCCCCGCAAGTGTTCCCCAGCTGCACCTGGACACCCGGCGGTCTCGCACAGTTCCTGCACCACCTGGCACCGGTCATGCGAAACCGAGGCGTCGAAATCTTCCTCGGAACCCTCGAACGCGGCGACGACCACCTCGTCCGCGACGTCCTCAACGACCCCGCCGCCGCTGCCGCCGTCACCGGAATCGGCGTGCAATGGGAAGGCAAACGCGCCGTCGCCGCACTGCACGCCCTCTACCCGGCGCTGCGGATCTACCAAACCGAGCAAGAATGCGGCGACGGAGCCAACGACTCGCGGCAAGCCCGCCACGCCTGGTCACTGATGAAACACTTCTTCGACAACGGCGCCAACGCGTACATGTACTGGAACATCTCCCTCCTCGCCGGAGGTCTCAGCCGGTGGGGATGGACGCAGAACTCGCTCATCACCGTCGACGCCGACAACGCCGCATACCGGTTCACGCCCGACTACTACGCCCTCAAACACGTCAGCGCGTTCGTCCAACCCGGTGCACGAGTCATCCACACCTGGAGCCTCGCCGGCTACGACAACCAACTCGTCTTCCTCAACCCTGACGGCAGCAGCATCATCGTCATCGAAAACGACACCACCGAAGTCCTGCCCGTCCACATCAGCATGGGTGACACGATGATCAGCCCCACCCTCAGCCCCCAGTCCCTCAACACCTTCATCCTGGGTGCAAGCGAAGGAAACTGA
- a CDS encoding aldo/keto reductase, with the protein MSTEDRLRHRTLGPHGPAVTPVALGTSPLGGMPHIYGYDVDETTAIDTVTAFLESSLNFIDTSNDYGAGESERRIGVALREAITPRDDLVIATKADPAPGSRDFSAERIRTSFKESTARLGVNYIDVFYLHDPERFAFESVTAPGGALDAAIALRESGHVGMIGVAGGDIDQMRRYIDTGKLDVLLNHSQFNLIDRTASSLIDHAVAAGIPFINAAPYASGILAKGAATQARYRYRPAGAAVTRAVAHLEDAARNHGVPLAALALQFSTRDPRIASTVVGASSPSRVAALISNQQLAIPDELWTEVIGLSLEEQ; encoded by the coding sequence ATGAGCACCGAAGATCGCCTCCGCCACCGAACCCTCGGTCCGCATGGTCCCGCCGTCACCCCGGTCGCGCTGGGAACCAGCCCGCTCGGAGGCATGCCGCACATCTATGGGTACGACGTCGACGAGACAACCGCGATCGACACAGTCACAGCGTTTCTGGAATCCAGCCTCAATTTCATCGACACCTCAAACGACTACGGAGCCGGGGAAAGCGAACGACGGATCGGCGTTGCGCTGCGAGAAGCAATCACTCCACGCGACGATCTTGTCATCGCCACCAAGGCAGACCCCGCGCCGGGCAGCCGGGACTTCTCCGCCGAGCGCATCCGGACGTCCTTCAAAGAAAGCACCGCCCGACTAGGCGTCAACTACATCGACGTGTTCTACCTGCACGACCCGGAAAGATTCGCGTTCGAAAGCGTCACAGCGCCAGGCGGCGCGTTGGACGCTGCGATCGCGTTACGGGAATCAGGGCACGTCGGCATGATTGGTGTAGCCGGGGGCGACATCGATCAGATGCGCCGCTATATCGACACCGGCAAACTGGACGTCCTGCTCAACCACAGCCAGTTCAACCTGATCGACCGGACAGCGAGCAGCCTCATCGACCATGCCGTCGCGGCCGGGATTCCATTCATCAACGCCGCACCCTACGCCAGCGGCATCCTCGCAAAAGGCGCCGCAACCCAAGCTCGATACCGCTACCGACCGGCCGGTGCCGCCGTCACACGCGCAGTCGCCCACCTCGAGGACGCGGCCCGAAACCATGGTGTGCCGTTGGCGGCACTGGCGCTGCAGTTCTCAACTCGAGACCCGCGAATCGCATCCACCGTCGTCGGCGCCTCTTCGCCGTCGCGCGTGGCAGCCCTCATCAGCAATCAGCAGCTCGCCATCCCCGACGAGCTCTGGACCGAGGTGATCGGACTCTCGCTGGAGGAGCAATGA